A window of Asterias rubens chromosome 22, eAstRub1.3, whole genome shotgun sequence contains these coding sequences:
- the LOC117305400 gene encoding MOB kinase activator 2-like: MNKHFTAVFPVKAGRKEKKPQIPTAPEEPKLFLEPQYLGAQITDFDMRDVVRLPKGLDQNEWVGSNVLEFFNNVNVLYGVSSGESCTNETCPSMSAPGNTQYLWLDDKGKKLKLTAPQYINYAMSNIQKYINDESILPTKYDHVFPSDFEVLVKRVLRLLFQIVAHIYHAHYEQLIFFDLHRHLNSLFIQVVIFSQEFNILDAKDVSVLDDLIEALDLNNANSKSATNNASGSS, translated from the exons ATGAACAAGCATTTCACTGCCGTCTTTCCTGT GAAAGCGGGACGGAAAGAGAAGAAGCCTCAGATACCCACAGCTCCAGAGGAGCCTAAGCTGTTCTTGGAACCCCAATATCTAGGGGCACAGATAACGGACTTTGACATGAGGGACGTTGTGAGGTTACCCAAGGGCCTAGATCAGAATGAGTGGGTCGGCTCAAATG TTCTTGAATTCTTCAACAATGTAAATGTTTTATACGGAGTATCGTCAGGAGAGTCTTGTACAAATGAGACATGTCCGAGCATGTCAGCACCGGGGAATAC gcAATACCTTTGGCTCGATGACAAGGGAAAGAAATTGAAGTTAACAGCACCACAGTATATCAACTATGCCATGTCAAATATACAAAAGTATATCAACGATGAATCTATATTACCGACAAAATACG aTCACGTCTTCCCAAGTGATTTTGAGGTGTTAGTCAAGCGTGTTCTAAGACTTCTATTccaaattgtagcccacatttACCACGCCCACTACGAACAGTTAATCTTCTTCGATCTTCATAGGCATCTCAACAGTTTATTCATTCAAGTGGTCATCTTCTCCCAAGAATTTAACATACTGGACGCAAAGGACGTTTCCGTTTTAGACGATTTGATCGAAGCACTCGACTTAAACAATGCAAACTCGAAATCAGCTACAAATAACGCTAGCGGTAGCTCGTAG
- the LOC117305071 gene encoding uncharacterized protein LOC117305071 translates to MDSDSEVSSDLFSESSGSSSGDDITEEEVGEVGGVRAMQPYMYEPERGSDSDSDNDVPPAVRDDDDDVENRLGNSQWCLCGCCVAMPTVKESICCKEVERVVAKMDEFVLDVDCITEHPGFSAVCLNLWVLETALWEYNQAYNPPEQEVTQNQKNRHAAYRQLVRWIWHFLGKEVRVPLPSCAVNRIRQAFPSDVYKGFKEIE, encoded by the exons atgGATTCCGACAGCGAAGTTTCCAGCGATTTATTTTCTGAATCATCGGGATCATCATCGGGCGATGATATCACTGAAGAGGAAGTAGGAGAAGTCGGGGGAGTCCGTGCTATGCAGCCGTACATGTACGAGCCAGAACGTGGCTCCGATAGCGACAGTGATAATGATGTTCCCCCAGCAGTGCgggacgacgacgacgacgttgAAAACAGACTGGGAAACTCCCAATG GTGCCTGTGTGGATGCTGTGTGGCAATGCCAACAGTCAAGGAGAGCATTTGCTGCAAGGAGGTCGAAAGGGTTGTTGCCAAGATGGATGAATTTGTCTTGGATGTCGATTGTATAACCGAGCACCCAGGTTTTTCGGCAGTATGCCTTAATTTATGGGTTTTGGAAACCGCATTGTGGGAATACAATCAGGCCTATAATCCACCGGAGCAGGAGGTAACTCAAAATCA AAAAAATCGTCATGCTGCCTACAGACAGTTGGTACGCTGGATATGGCACTTCTTGGGGAAGGAAGTGAGAGTGCCATTGCCGTCCTGTGCGGTGAACAGGATCCGGCAAGCCTTTCCATCAGACGTTTACAAAGGTTTTAAAGAAATTGAGTAG
- the LOC117305272 gene encoding uncharacterized protein LOC117305272: MEEFERVRPPPIGIWQQKQCRNRPGWFSKSSHSYCKNDVKTTNFHHQNSLGKAASLMRLSSTGDTVEDIADFRNFDPSIIRGSESRPAGIFDRITKFAVSASNNITRGSSMSLTQRLPGKPVESRVDLNILNEKFDPSKIEMERPRIQNAWVVPMACPQPQLGMMNGFVKEGVYHPFQRRTDYPDRQPGMDAFSFLNVGPSNHQAHHYRNQVHPYQRWNHQLHVPNRHPLANSVSRHLDSISCNPLLASPGTPNSQRAKISDSTRFRDKFVDPKFQPQSHKGYTEAEGQDRGHINHVMKQQPMMSHRQNQNKSSGYVSAMPNPGNSNQLNNRTPNRCTLKNHNSCASSKSGKPTTVSSGCISSKSPEHQTLQQSDEKVIRNEQLVRPSDDNDDQPKQVLKVDDVKGRTELKANQAGELESNVASSVVDERWETNHHKTAEPDTNQQGTEAKSTDDKETSSTTQTRPCDENKNKQPCDSNINTTEEDKLRKVPQDKSSNDLSTNHNSTPSSKPLHESLAYILAETVCDDVSDSDWDVEDSPPDNCDFLNCWNDPYNPLNGWKCESYSTKQTTPEPVKHDSSLRDDELDSGIYSLQAQQDEADSVSDNEPESEEWIDQDSNISNSSEKCLTEQLNSLNLVSDETKQSLNKVQTQEVDDFDVAGRPSENSIENSSETDKSVSSKSSMLHPSVLFILGINETDSDDDDDDDDFDDFDNCSSDAKRDVSWDPIQRIHDPFNPLQGWKCTLATPQAKAHATPPPLTITCTIPDNLSTDIDSCQETTNSIEEARPRMPATTAPSTAVGKPTLKHAPSAGCLSNLSETLRSGLSSVVKKVHFCKGSPIFISPEIPMWMSEYCASRKGPWEEMARDRCRFMHRVRTTEGMIGHVFEPEHRERVQKRLEAC; encoded by the exons ATGGAGGAATTCGAGAGAGTGCGACCACCGCCCATCGGCATATGGCAGCAGAAACAGTGTAGAAATCGTCCTGGATGGTTTTCCAAAAGTTCACATTCCTACTGCAAAAACGATGTTAAAACAACTAATTTTCATCATCAGAATAGCCTTGGAAAAGCCGCATCCCTTATGAGACTTAGCAGCACAGGAGATACAGTTGAGGATATAGCAGATTTTAGGAACTTTGATCCATCAATTATTCGAGGGAGTGAGTCGAGGCCGGCTGGAATTTTTGACAGAATCACAAAGTTTGCTGTGTCAGCATCTAACAACATAACAAGAGGTTCATCAATGAGTTTAACACAGAGGCTACCAGGGAAACCTGTTGAAAGTCGAGTCGATCTCAACATTCTGAACGAAAAGTTTGATCCGTCAAAAATAGAAATGGAACGTCCTCGAATACAGAATGCGTGGGTCGTGCCCATGGCCTGCCCTCAACCGCAGTTGGGTATGATGAACGGTTTTGTGAAAGAAGGAGTTTATCACCCGTTTCAGCGACGCACGGACTACCCAGACAGACAACCTGGTATGGACGCTTTCAGTTTCTTAAACGTCGGGCCGTCTAATCATCAGGCGCATCACTATCGCAATCAAGTACACCCCTACCAGAGGTGGAAtcatcaactacatgtacccaATCGACACCCCCTCGCGAATTCGGTTTCTCGTCACTTGGACTCTATTTCCTGCAATCCGTTACTTGCCTCGCCGGGAACGCCAAACTCACAGAGAGCTAAGATTAGCGACTCCACCCGCTTTCGGGATAAGTTTGTTGATCCGAAGTTCCAACCCCAGAGTCATAAAGGTTATACAGAGGCCGAAGGTCAAGATAGAGGTCACATAAACCATGTGATGAAACAACAGCCAATGATGAGTCATcgacaaaatcaaaacaaatcgtCAGGATATGTGTCTGCGATGCCCAATCCAGGAAATTCCAATCAACTTAATAATAGAACACCAAACCGATGCACTCTGAAAAACCACAACAGCTGCGCTTCATCCAAGTCGGGCAAACCCACGACAGTTTCTTCAGGGTGCATTTCTTCAAAATCGCCAGAGCATCAAACCTTGCAACAATCTGATGAAAAGGTCATCAGGAATGAACAGTTAGTAAGACCCAGCGATGACAATGATGACCAGCCAAAACAAGTGCTTAAAGTAGATGATGTCAAAGGTCGGACAGAATTAAAAGCAAACCAAGCCGGAGAATTAGAGTCAAATGTTGCATCATCTGTTGTGGACGAACGCTGGGAAACAAATCACCATAAAACAGCTGAACCGGATACCAACCAACAAGGCACGGAGGCAAAGTCCACTGATGATAAAGAAACTAGCTCGACAACCCAAACAAGACCATgtgatgaaaataaaaacaaacagccATGTGATTCAAACATAAACACCACAGAAGAGGATAAACTCAGAAAAGTACCACAAGACAAATCGTCCAATGATTTATCCACAAATCATAACTCGACCCCATCCTCCAAACCACTCCACGAGTCTCTCGCATACATCCTCGCTGAAACTGTCTGCGACGACGTTAGCGATTCGGACTGGGACGTCGAAGACTCACCTCCAGATAACTGCGACTTCTTGAACTGTTGGAACGACCCGTACAATCCTCTGAATGGCTGGAAATGTGAGAGTTACTCGACCAAACAAACGACCCCGGAACCAGTCAAGCATGACTCGTCGCTCAGAGATGACGAGTTGGACTCCGGGATATACTCGCTGCAGGCTCAGCAGGATGAAGCGGACAGTGTGAGCGACAATGAACCGGAGAGTGAGGAATGGATTGACCAAGACTCAAATATCTCAAACTCAAGTGAGAAGTGCCTCACTGAACAATTGAATTCACTCAACTTGGTGTCGgacgaaacaaaacaaagtttgaatAAAGTACAGACTCAAGAAGTTGATGATTTCGATGTTGCCGGCAGACCAAGTGAAAATTCCATTGAAAATTCCAGTGAAACGGACAAGTCCGTCTCGTCTAAATCCTCAATGCTTCATCCGtctgttttgtttatactcGGCATCAATGAAACGGATtccgatgatgatgatgacgacgatgattttgatgattttgataATTGTTCTTCTGACGCCAAGCGTGATGTGTCGTGGGACCCTATTCAACGAATCCATGATCCGTTCAACCCACTACAAGGTTGGAAGTGTACGTTGGCGACACCCCAAGCTAAGGCACATGCCACGCCCCCTCCTCTAACCATCACGTGTACAATACCAGACAATTTGAGCACAGACATTGATTCGTGTCAAGAGACCACAAACTCTATCGAAGAAGCAAGGCCTCGAATGCCGGCGACAACAGCGCCCTCGACCGCCGTTGGTAAACCAACTCTGAAGCATGCACCAAGTGCGGGATGTTTGAGCAACTTGTCGGAGACATTGCGATCGGGATTGTCCAGTGTTGTCAAGAAG GTGCATTTCTGCAAAGGCTCTCCTATATTCATCAGCCCAGAGATTCCAATGTGGATGTCGGAGTACTGCGCCAGCCGCAAAGGACCCTGGGAAGAGATGGCGCGGGATCGCTGCCGATTCATGCATCGTGTCCGTACCACTGAGGGAATGATCGGTCATGTGTTCGAACCGGAACATCGAGAGCGAGTTCAGAAGCGCCTTGAAGCTTGTTGA
- the LOC117305070 gene encoding uncharacterized protein LOC117305070 isoform X1, translating into MHACMHAASRHRRLSQFQLSYHDCRNFNSIFSLSFGMTKRCVAAGCSNTTSAGVSLHKFPLDPKIRRIWAKKVRLTRAKWQGPTEHSTLCCSHFTPECFEGGLHQEFGLKRKRFLKPEAIPTIFRATEKSPAKKKHRKGIQKREKVKLLKELLSPVAESTSACTSSTSTDQDMDSDQSYGEIDHVSVASASHSVSVQCQTTPCTTHVATQTRLPTRVKLVQASAHMHCMGIQAQPRTVSCGVICKLLDDVPTQESSSDSSNDDDGRDPEYQPCYDGPSSDSDGSSSTHNNEGSSNIHKERKFIVFESQLMKLFNRCISCGCCLVTMKSSRKGGMLRVRQSCEMCDDTTTWDSQPWLNNTPAGNILLSASILFAGGTVAQTFRVLQHMGVATMTQRNFFKHQKQFLLPAVNAVFVSKQTRLIMEIAAEGDPLVIGGDGRADSPGHSAKYGSYTALDLERNKILDIQLVQSNEVKGSYHMELEGFKRTLEKLNTSGLVVSKLVSDRHRQLAKYVREKTDISHMFDVWHIAKGLKKKVDKLSKVKNCGAVTEWSKSLNHHIYWCASSTTDDQSALRAAKWLSIVNHIQGVHHGHSELYPNCEHDILDGDRKKKYMKPSTLATEKLTSILTKTMLLNDIKMMSTTRQTSSLESFHSVLNYFAPKMNAYTYHGMTCRLQMTALHYNEISDSAQAKTRAGNLRYQLNKPKYKKGSATVKAVKEPCKYGYVDELMAEVVRRVKTSSRELMKKPPPTLCSVYKFPPKDELISRHRTRFNLP; encoded by the exons atgcatgcatgcatgcatgccgCGTCGCGCCATCGTCGTCTCTCACAGTTTCAGTTATCATACCACGATTGTCGTAATTTCAACTCGATTTTTAGCCTTTCTTTTGGCATGACCAAAAGATGTGTTGCTGCTGGGTGCAGCAACACCACTTCTGCTGGAGTGAGTCTGcacaaatttccacttgatccCAAAATAAGACGAATCTGGGCCAAAAAAGTTCGTCTCACTCGTGCGAAGTGGCAGGGGCCTACTGAGCATAGCACACTATGTTGCTCACACTTCACGCCAGAATGCTTCGAGGGTGGACTCCACCAAGAATTTGGTCTAAAAAGGAAACGCTTTTTGAAGCCAGAGGCCATCCCCACCATATTCAGAGCAACCGAGAAGTCTCCAGCCAAAAAGAAGCATCGGAAAGGGATCCAGAAACGGGAGAAAGTtaag CTCCTGAAAGAGTTGCTCAGTCCCGTTGCAGAGTCCACGTCAGCATGCACCTCATCCACTTCCACAGATCAGGACATGGATTCAGATCAAAGTTATGGAGAAATTGATCATGTAAGT GTGGCTTCAGCTTCACACAGTGTATCCGTACAATGCCAGACAACACCATGCACCACACACGTTGCAACTCAAACCCGTCTCCCTACAAGAGTAAAAT TGGTGCAAGCATCTGCTCACATGCATTGTATGGGGATCCAGGCTCAGCCAAGAACTGTCTCATGTGGAGTCATCTGTAAACTTCTTGATGATGTCCCAACTCAGGAGTCCAGTTCAGACAGCAGCAATGATGATGATGGGAGAGATCCAGAATACCAGCCCTGTTATGATGGTCCATCGTCAGACTCGGATGGTTCAAGTTCCACTCACAATAATGAAGG CTCCAGTAATATCCACAAGGAGAGAAAGTTCATCGTGTTTGAATCCCAACTGATGAAGTTGTTCAACAGATGCATTTCCTGTGGTTGTTGTTTGGTGACCATGAAGAGCTCTAGGAAAGGAGGGATGTTAAGGGTTCGGCAGTCATGTGAGATGTGTGACGACACAACCACCTGGGATAGCCAGCCCTGGTTAAACAATACACCGGCTGGGAACATCCTTCTCTCAGCATCCATCTTGTTTGCAGGTGGAACAGTAGCACAGACTTTTCGTGTGCTCCAACATATGGGTGTTGCTACCATGACGCAACGAAACTTCTTTAAGCATCAGAAGCAGTTCCTACTTCCAGCTGTGAATGCAGTATTTGTCAGTAAGCAGACGAGACTGATTATGGAAATTGCAGCAGAGGGTGACCCTCTGGTTATTGGAGGGGATGGTAGGGCGGACAGCCCTGGACACAGCGCTAAGTATGGATCATACACAGCCCTTGATCTCGAACGGAACAAGATTCTTGATATCCAACTGGTACAG AGCAACGAAGTGAAAGGGAGCTACCATATGGAGCTAGAAGGCTTCAAACGAACTCTAGAGAAGCTCAACACCAGTGGGCTAGTTGTTAGTAAGCTGGTATCAGACAGGCACAGGCAGCTTGCGAAATATGTGCGGGAGAAAACTGACATCAGCCACATGTTTGACGTGTGGCACATCGCCAAAG GATTGAAGAAAAAAGTGGATAAACTTTCAAAGGTGAAGAACTGTGGGGCGGTGACTGAATGGTCCAAGAGTTTAAACCACCACATTTACTGGTGCGCATCCAGCACCACAGATGACCAGTCGGCACTGCGTGCTGCCAAATGGCTCTCGATAGTAAACCACATTCAAGGAGTTCACCATGGCCATTCAGAATTGTATCCAAACTGTGAGCACGATATTCTGGATGGCGatcgcaaaaaaaaatatatgaagcCAA GTACACTAGCGACCGAAAAGTTGACGAGTATCCTAACCAAGACGATGCTTCTTAACGATATCAAGATGATGTCAACAACAAGGCAGACATCATCGCTGGAATCCTTCCACAGCGTTCTAAACTACTTTGCACCCAAGATGAATGCGTACACATATCATGGGATGACCTGCAG gttaCAGATGACTGCTCTTCATTATAATGAGATTAGTGACAGCGCACAGGCAAAAACAAGGGCAGGGAATCTAAGATACCAACTCAACAAACCCAAGTACAAGAAAGGGAGTGCGACTGTGAAGGCAGTGAAAGAACCCTGTAAATATG GCTATGTAGACGAGTTGATGGCGGAAGTAGTACGTAGAGTGAAAACCTCCTCACGAGAACTCATGAAGAAACCACCTCCGACACTATGCAGTGTGTACAAGTTTCCCCCCAAGGACGAGTTAATTTCTCGGCACAGAACCAGGTTTAACCTTCCCTAG
- the LOC117305070 gene encoding uncharacterized protein LOC117305070 isoform X2, whose product MHACMHAASRHRRLSQFQLSYHDCRNFNSIFSLSFGMTKRCVAAGCSNTTSAGVSLHKFPLDPKIRRIWAKKVRLTRAKWQGPTEHSTLCCSHFTPECFEGGLHQEFGLKRKRFLKPEAIPTIFRATEKSPAKKKHRKGIQKREKVKLLKELLSPVAESTSACTSSTSTDQDMDSDQSYGEIDHVASASHSVSVQCQTTPCTTHVATQTRLPTRVKLVQASAHMHCMGIQAQPRTVSCGVICKLLDDVPTQESSSDSSNDDDGRDPEYQPCYDGPSSDSDGSSSTHNNEGSSNIHKERKFIVFESQLMKLFNRCISCGCCLVTMKSSRKGGMLRVRQSCEMCDDTTTWDSQPWLNNTPAGNILLSASILFAGGTVAQTFRVLQHMGVATMTQRNFFKHQKQFLLPAVNAVFVSKQTRLIMEIAAEGDPLVIGGDGRADSPGHSAKYGSYTALDLERNKILDIQLVQSNEVKGSYHMELEGFKRTLEKLNTSGLVVSKLVSDRHRQLAKYVREKTDISHMFDVWHIAKGLKKKVDKLSKVKNCGAVTEWSKSLNHHIYWCASSTTDDQSALRAAKWLSIVNHIQGVHHGHSELYPNCEHDILDGDRKKKYMKPSTLATEKLTSILTKTMLLNDIKMMSTTRQTSSLESFHSVLNYFAPKMNAYTYHGMTCRLQMTALHYNEISDSAQAKTRAGNLRYQLNKPKYKKGSATVKAVKEPCKYGYVDELMAEVVRRVKTSSRELMKKPPPTLCSVYKFPPKDELISRHRTRFNLP is encoded by the exons atgcatgcatgcatgcatgccgCGTCGCGCCATCGTCGTCTCTCACAGTTTCAGTTATCATACCACGATTGTCGTAATTTCAACTCGATTTTTAGCCTTTCTTTTGGCATGACCAAAAGATGTGTTGCTGCTGGGTGCAGCAACACCACTTCTGCTGGAGTGAGTCTGcacaaatttccacttgatccCAAAATAAGACGAATCTGGGCCAAAAAAGTTCGTCTCACTCGTGCGAAGTGGCAGGGGCCTACTGAGCATAGCACACTATGTTGCTCACACTTCACGCCAGAATGCTTCGAGGGTGGACTCCACCAAGAATTTGGTCTAAAAAGGAAACGCTTTTTGAAGCCAGAGGCCATCCCCACCATATTCAGAGCAACCGAGAAGTCTCCAGCCAAAAAGAAGCATCGGAAAGGGATCCAGAAACGGGAGAAAGTtaag CTCCTGAAAGAGTTGCTCAGTCCCGTTGCAGAGTCCACGTCAGCATGCACCTCATCCACTTCCACAGATCAGGACATGGATTCAGATCAAAGTTATGGAGAAATTGATCAT GTGGCTTCAGCTTCACACAGTGTATCCGTACAATGCCAGACAACACCATGCACCACACACGTTGCAACTCAAACCCGTCTCCCTACAAGAGTAAAAT TGGTGCAAGCATCTGCTCACATGCATTGTATGGGGATCCAGGCTCAGCCAAGAACTGTCTCATGTGGAGTCATCTGTAAACTTCTTGATGATGTCCCAACTCAGGAGTCCAGTTCAGACAGCAGCAATGATGATGATGGGAGAGATCCAGAATACCAGCCCTGTTATGATGGTCCATCGTCAGACTCGGATGGTTCAAGTTCCACTCACAATAATGAAGG CTCCAGTAATATCCACAAGGAGAGAAAGTTCATCGTGTTTGAATCCCAACTGATGAAGTTGTTCAACAGATGCATTTCCTGTGGTTGTTGTTTGGTGACCATGAAGAGCTCTAGGAAAGGAGGGATGTTAAGGGTTCGGCAGTCATGTGAGATGTGTGACGACACAACCACCTGGGATAGCCAGCCCTGGTTAAACAATACACCGGCTGGGAACATCCTTCTCTCAGCATCCATCTTGTTTGCAGGTGGAACAGTAGCACAGACTTTTCGTGTGCTCCAACATATGGGTGTTGCTACCATGACGCAACGAAACTTCTTTAAGCATCAGAAGCAGTTCCTACTTCCAGCTGTGAATGCAGTATTTGTCAGTAAGCAGACGAGACTGATTATGGAAATTGCAGCAGAGGGTGACCCTCTGGTTATTGGAGGGGATGGTAGGGCGGACAGCCCTGGACACAGCGCTAAGTATGGATCATACACAGCCCTTGATCTCGAACGGAACAAGATTCTTGATATCCAACTGGTACAG AGCAACGAAGTGAAAGGGAGCTACCATATGGAGCTAGAAGGCTTCAAACGAACTCTAGAGAAGCTCAACACCAGTGGGCTAGTTGTTAGTAAGCTGGTATCAGACAGGCACAGGCAGCTTGCGAAATATGTGCGGGAGAAAACTGACATCAGCCACATGTTTGACGTGTGGCACATCGCCAAAG GATTGAAGAAAAAAGTGGATAAACTTTCAAAGGTGAAGAACTGTGGGGCGGTGACTGAATGGTCCAAGAGTTTAAACCACCACATTTACTGGTGCGCATCCAGCACCACAGATGACCAGTCGGCACTGCGTGCTGCCAAATGGCTCTCGATAGTAAACCACATTCAAGGAGTTCACCATGGCCATTCAGAATTGTATCCAAACTGTGAGCACGATATTCTGGATGGCGatcgcaaaaaaaaatatatgaagcCAA GTACACTAGCGACCGAAAAGTTGACGAGTATCCTAACCAAGACGATGCTTCTTAACGATATCAAGATGATGTCAACAACAAGGCAGACATCATCGCTGGAATCCTTCCACAGCGTTCTAAACTACTTTGCACCCAAGATGAATGCGTACACATATCATGGGATGACCTGCAG gttaCAGATGACTGCTCTTCATTATAATGAGATTAGTGACAGCGCACAGGCAAAAACAAGGGCAGGGAATCTAAGATACCAACTCAACAAACCCAAGTACAAGAAAGGGAGTGCGACTGTGAAGGCAGTGAAAGAACCCTGTAAATATG GCTATGTAGACGAGTTGATGGCGGAAGTAGTACGTAGAGTGAAAACCTCCTCACGAGAACTCATGAAGAAACCACCTCCGACACTATGCAGTGTGTACAAGTTTCCCCCCAAGGACGAGTTAATTTCTCGGCACAGAACCAGGTTTAACCTTCCCTAG